Proteins encoded within one genomic window of Streptomyces sp. NBC_00523:
- a CDS encoding adenosine deaminase — MMSPTLNVPGPDQIRRAPKVLLHDHLDGGLRPGTIVDLAAAIGYEALPENEPDKLGIWFREAADSGSLERYLETFAHTCAVMQTRDALVRVAAECAEDLAADGVVYAEVRYAPEQHLEAGLTLEEVVEAVNEGFREGERRARQDGNRIRVGALLTAMRHAARSLEIAELANRYRDQGVVGFDIAGAEAGFPPTRHLDAFEYLKRENNHFTIHAGEAFGLPSIWQAIQWCGADRLGHGVRIIDDIEVAEDGSVKLGRLASYVRDKRIPLEMCPTSNLQTGAASSYAEHPIGLLRKLHFRATVNTDNRLMSGTSMSQEFEKLTEAFGYTLDDMQWFTVNGMKSAFIPFDERLAMINDVIKPGYAELKSEWLFEQTAATSVSSSLAG; from the coding sequence ATGATGAGCCCGACCCTCAACGTGCCCGGCCCGGACCAGATCCGGCGCGCCCCCAAGGTCCTTCTGCACGACCACCTCGACGGCGGTCTGCGCCCCGGAACGATCGTCGATCTCGCCGCGGCGATCGGTTACGAAGCGCTTCCCGAGAACGAGCCCGACAAACTCGGCATCTGGTTCCGGGAGGCGGCGGACTCCGGTTCCCTGGAGCGGTATCTGGAGACGTTCGCCCACACCTGCGCGGTCATGCAGACCCGTGACGCGCTGGTCCGGGTCGCCGCCGAGTGCGCGGAGGACCTGGCCGCCGACGGGGTCGTGTACGCCGAGGTGCGGTACGCCCCCGAGCAGCACCTGGAGGCCGGGCTGACCCTCGAAGAGGTGGTCGAGGCCGTCAACGAGGGCTTCCGCGAGGGCGAGCGGCGGGCCCGGCAGGACGGCAACCGCATCCGGGTCGGCGCCCTGCTCACCGCCATGCGGCACGCCGCGCGCTCCCTGGAGATCGCGGAGCTGGCCAACCGCTACCGGGACCAGGGCGTCGTCGGCTTCGACATCGCGGGCGCCGAGGCGGGGTTCCCTCCCACCCGGCACCTGGACGCCTTCGAGTACCTCAAGCGCGAGAACAACCACTTCACGATCCACGCGGGCGAGGCGTTCGGGCTGCCGTCGATCTGGCAGGCCATCCAGTGGTGCGGCGCCGACCGGCTCGGGCACGGGGTCCGCATCATCGACGACATCGAGGTGGCGGAGGACGGCTCCGTGAAGCTGGGCCGCCTCGCCTCGTACGTACGGGACAAGCGCATCCCGCTGGAGATGTGCCCGACGTCCAACCTCCAGACCGGGGCCGCGTCCTCGTACGCCGAGCACCCCATCGGGCTGCTCCGCAAGCTGCACTTCCGGGCCACCGTCAATACCGACAACCGGCTGATGAGCGGTACGAGCATGAGCCAGGAATTCGAGAAGCTGACCGAAGCTTTCGGATACACGCTCGATGACATGCAGTGGTTCACCGTCAATGGAATGAAGTCGGCATTCATTCCTTTCGATGAACGTCTGGCGATGATCAACGACGTCATCAAGCCCGGCTACGCCGAGCTGAAGTCCGAATGGCTTTTCGAGCAGACCGCTGCGACCAGCGTGTCTTCCTCGCTGGCCGGCTGA
- a CDS encoding type I-E CRISPR-associated protein Cas6/Cse3/CasE yields the protein MKSTRASTARFVATHSVLTLNARHPLVAKSLVDAQEMHRTVMSGFRGWVEDGEPEARAQMGVLSTWSVDLKAGALVLVVQSRVPGDWSRIPREALTTAPHIITVDRTFERGEVFGFRAVVNPTRSRPSGRPPEEKVRGTRTAHTTPEHVKRWFARRLQAAGEPPVAEDGVTRIGATADPETLGIRMLPTVSSAHRAKPVRIGRAEIRGTLTVTDPEPLVTSLSNGLGHARAYSCGLILAR from the coding sequence GTGAAGAGCACCCGGGCCTCGACGGCCCGCTTCGTCGCCACGCACTCCGTCCTCACGCTGAACGCCCGCCACCCCCTGGTCGCCAAGTCCCTGGTCGACGCCCAGGAGATGCACCGCACGGTGATGAGCGGCTTCCGGGGCTGGGTCGAGGACGGCGAACCCGAGGCGCGCGCCCAGATGGGCGTCCTGTCCACCTGGTCGGTCGACCTGAAGGCGGGGGCCCTCGTCCTGGTCGTCCAGTCCAGGGTCCCGGGCGACTGGTCGCGCATCCCCCGCGAAGCGTTGACGACGGCCCCGCACATCATCACCGTCGACCGCACCTTCGAACGGGGCGAGGTCTTCGGCTTCCGCGCGGTCGTGAACCCCACGCGCAGCAGACCGTCGGGCCGCCCGCCCGAGGAGAAGGTGCGCGGCACCCGTACCGCCCACACCACCCCGGAACACGTGAAGCGCTGGTTCGCACGCCGCCTCCAGGCCGCCGGCGAGCCCCCGGTCGCCGAGGACGGCGTCACCCGCATCGGCGCCACCGCGGATCCGGAGACCCTGGGCATCCGCATGCTGCCGACGGTGTCCAGCGCCCACCGCGCCAAACCCGTCCGCATCGGCCGCGCCGAAATCCGCGGCACCCTGACGGTCACGGACCCGGAGCCCCTGGTGACGTCCCTCTCGAACGGCCTGGGGCACGCGCGGGCGTACAGCTGCGGGCTGATACTGGCGCGTTGA
- a CDS encoding type I-E CRISPR-associated protein Cas7/Cse4/CasC has translation MTSNAASSGSQFLSLHLLETLVAVLPVRDENGAPKSIVYGGYERHMITSQARRRAERVHTRNRANAGVGALAGHRTGVRTREWALTTARALVSAHGWEWDEAIRTARAVIEATGLKFGDPAKKTVANLTKVLLFAPEDAGTRIAAHIEEQAGALRPWTEEYVAAQTAAARAKAKKGTRKGAVQDEPAEGEGADTPAADAKLPALPGATRAAVLTALAPRDAVDIALYGRFLAEIADSPNVDGAVQSSHAFTVHEAEQVDDFYAAADDAKLDRKANALDFLDAADDAGAGMTGYQSLITGTFYRHAVLDRVKLRNNLRAAGMTAQEAEEASVAAEAEFVTAFVDAFPEAKKNSTASTGSLPALVLAFEGERPYNYAAAFQAPIDENPVDKDGEGPAGPAAVRRLLKHHAFVSRRRPDIRTGRVLTYDPRIEELLGTLEDTGALAVASAEELTA, from the coding sequence ATGACCAGCAACGCCGCATCCTCCGGCAGCCAGTTCCTCTCCCTGCACCTGCTGGAGACCCTGGTGGCCGTCCTGCCCGTACGCGACGAGAACGGGGCGCCCAAGTCGATCGTGTACGGCGGTTACGAACGCCACATGATCACGAGTCAGGCGCGGCGCAGGGCCGAACGCGTCCACACCCGCAACCGGGCCAACGCGGGCGTCGGTGCCCTGGCCGGCCACCGCACCGGTGTCCGGACCCGTGAGTGGGCGCTCACCACCGCGCGCGCCCTCGTTTCCGCGCACGGCTGGGAGTGGGACGAGGCCATCCGTACCGCCCGCGCCGTCATCGAGGCCACCGGGCTGAAGTTCGGGGACCCCGCCAAGAAGACCGTCGCCAACCTGACGAAGGTGCTCCTGTTCGCCCCCGAGGACGCGGGCACGCGCATCGCCGCCCACATCGAGGAGCAGGCCGGGGCCCTCCGGCCCTGGACCGAGGAGTACGTGGCGGCGCAGACCGCGGCGGCCAGGGCCAAGGCGAAGAAGGGCACCCGCAAGGGCGCCGTCCAGGACGAGCCGGCCGAGGGCGAGGGCGCGGACACCCCGGCGGCCGACGCCAAGCTGCCCGCGCTGCCGGGCGCGACCAGGGCGGCGGTCCTCACCGCGCTCGCCCCGCGCGACGCCGTCGACATCGCCCTGTACGGACGCTTCCTCGCCGAGATCGCGGACTCGCCGAACGTCGACGGCGCGGTACAGAGCAGCCACGCCTTCACGGTGCACGAGGCGGAGCAGGTGGACGACTTCTACGCGGCGGCCGACGACGCGAAGCTGGACCGCAAGGCCAACGCGCTGGACTTCCTCGACGCGGCGGACGACGCCGGAGCGGGCATGACCGGCTACCAGTCCCTGATCACCGGCACGTTCTACCGGCACGCCGTCCTCGACCGCGTCAAACTGCGCAACAACCTCCGCGCCGCCGGGATGACCGCACAGGAGGCGGAGGAGGCCTCCGTCGCGGCCGAGGCCGAGTTCGTCACGGCCTTCGTCGACGCCTTCCCGGAGGCGAAGAAGAACTCGACCGCCTCCACCGGCTCGCTGCCCGCGCTCGTCCTCGCCTTCGAGGGCGAGCGCCCCTACAACTACGCGGCCGCCTTCCAGGCCCCCATTGACGAGAACCCCGTGGACAAGGACGGCGAGGGCCCCGCGGGACCGGCCGCGGTGCGGCGGCTGCTGAAGCACCACGCATTCGTCAGCCGCCGCCGCCCCGACATCAGGACCGGCCGCGTCCTCACCTACGACCCGCGCATCGAGGAACTCCTCGGCACGCTTGAGGACACCGGCGCCCTGGCCGTCGCCTCGGCCGAGGAGCTGACGGCGTGA
- a CDS encoding type I-E CRISPR-associated protein Cse1/CasA has product MAGSSALPGKGLRPRWDPRDSPCVRVLTLDGRLVELNLVELFHDADGLRSVEGGTPGERVAVIEYLLAICYASGTYPESAAQWPAWVDRKDALRPAADWLAQRPEDEVWDLFHPEEPLGQNALLAPFIDEHGAGPAQLVIERVGDYNQFFDHHHLEHPDPLPAAEAFRAMLTQHVYGPAGRARISGKETLGATLTNLAATRLGSRIRVIALGDTLGETLRLNLAPVPGPPGELNRTWTAGKERRGFTAKPSGRAVTGPADLHSSLGRSVLLRPTRTGDHVDRVLLGAGELLALSDEHRQDAVYAKRADGVRKPLWASATRAVWREAHALYAAVAEARSHPGGGNDGGTLYRRLALFPAQDVAPEPGQQPARRIDLWAVGLVARQTTAIAWVDGVFPFAPGLEARLYTASRGGSEIAEYVASALSKAAYAAWTVAYPNPKPADKAAQIDRFDARAQHWAATLEPFDLLMEETTLGEDVHASLYEYAATVTAAARRFLAERLDARPRSAQGAKTRAAALRRFDAELSAPKAPAEIRGGGTT; this is encoded by the coding sequence GTGGCTGGATCAAGTGCCTTGCCCGGTAAGGGCTTACGGCCCCGATGGGACCCCCGGGACTCCCCCTGCGTCCGGGTCCTGACCCTGGACGGCCGGCTCGTGGAGCTGAATCTGGTGGAGCTGTTCCACGATGCCGACGGCCTGCGGAGTGTGGAAGGCGGCACGCCGGGGGAGCGGGTCGCCGTCATCGAGTACCTGCTGGCCATCTGCTACGCCTCCGGCACGTATCCGGAGTCGGCCGCGCAGTGGCCCGCCTGGGTGGACCGGAAGGACGCGCTCCGGCCCGCTGCCGACTGGCTCGCCCAGCGTCCGGAGGACGAGGTCTGGGATTTGTTCCACCCCGAGGAGCCCCTGGGGCAGAACGCCCTGCTGGCCCCGTTCATCGATGAGCACGGGGCGGGTCCCGCCCAGCTGGTGATCGAGCGGGTGGGGGACTACAACCAGTTCTTCGACCACCACCACCTGGAGCACCCGGATCCGCTCCCGGCCGCCGAGGCGTTCCGGGCCATGCTCACCCAGCACGTGTACGGTCCGGCGGGGCGCGCCCGGATCTCCGGCAAGGAGACGCTCGGGGCCACCCTCACCAACCTCGCCGCCACCCGTCTCGGCAGCCGGATCCGCGTGATCGCGCTCGGGGACACCCTCGGTGAGACGCTGCGCCTCAACCTCGCCCCGGTCCCCGGTCCGCCCGGCGAACTGAACCGCACGTGGACCGCGGGCAAGGAGCGGCGGGGGTTCACGGCCAAGCCGAGCGGCCGGGCGGTGACCGGTCCGGCCGACCTGCACAGCTCCCTCGGCCGGTCGGTCCTGCTCCGCCCGACCCGCACCGGGGACCACGTGGACCGGGTGCTCCTCGGGGCCGGCGAACTGCTCGCACTGAGCGACGAGCACCGGCAGGACGCCGTATACGCGAAGAGGGCGGACGGCGTCAGGAAACCGCTGTGGGCCTCCGCCACCCGGGCCGTATGGCGGGAGGCGCACGCCCTCTACGCCGCCGTGGCCGAGGCGCGGTCGCACCCGGGGGGCGGCAACGACGGGGGCACCCTGTACCGGCGGCTCGCGCTCTTCCCGGCCCAGGACGTCGCCCCCGAGCCCGGACAGCAGCCCGCCCGGCGCATCGACCTCTGGGCGGTCGGGCTGGTGGCCAGGCAGACCACGGCCATCGCCTGGGTCGACGGCGTCTTCCCGTTCGCCCCCGGCCTCGAAGCCAGGCTGTACACGGCCTCCCGAGGGGGTTCGGAGATCGCCGAGTACGTGGCGTCCGCCCTGTCCAAGGCGGCGTACGCGGCCTGGACCGTGGCGTACCCGAACCCCAAACCGGCCGACAAGGCCGCCCAGATCGACCGCTTCGACGCCCGAGCCCAGCACTGGGCGGCGACCCTGGAGCCGTTCGACCTGCTGATGGAGGAAACGACGCTGGGCGAGGACGTCCACGCCTCCCTGTACGAGTACGCGGCCACCGTCACCGCCGCCGCCCGCCGGTTCCTCGCCGAACGCCTCGACGCGCGGCCCAGGAGCGCTCAGGGGGCGAAGACCCGGGCAGCCGCGCTGAGAAGGTTCGACGCCGAGCTGAGCGCACCGAAGGCCCCGGCCGAAATCCGAGGGGGAGGAACGACATGA
- a CDS encoding PspC domain-containing protein, translating into MAALARPRDGRVLGGVCAALARRFGTSARTMRIIFVVSCLLPGPQFLLYLALWLLLPQEGSSSSTAW; encoded by the coding sequence ATGGCCGCACTTGCCCGCCCCCGTGACGGACGCGTGCTCGGCGGAGTGTGCGCAGCGCTGGCACGGCGTTTCGGCACGTCGGCGAGGACCATGCGCATCATCTTCGTGGTCTCGTGCCTGCTGCCGGGCCCGCAGTTCCTGCTCTACCTGGCGCTGTGGCTGCTGCTGCCCCAGGAGGGGTCGTCGTCCTCGACGGCCTGGTAG
- the cas5e gene encoding type I-E CRISPR-associated protein Cas5/CasD: MTPHVLLVRLAAPLQSWGVASRFSHRDTHARPTKSAVIGMCAAALGRERTDPVDDLATLAFGVRADHPGTPVRDYHTVGAGRFPLRPRDIITDHRRAAAVAASMEAADGEGFGHHELAGWYGAPKKITADPVSGALVSAELSRTALITERWYLSDAAFVVGLQHQDRALLEEVAHALEHPKRLLWLGRKSCPPSGTLAAEILPGTLADAFTGKLLLPGPEGPDTSGRRPWAWIQAAPGTRGALQVNDEPVSFDPGRRAHVTRWETRTRITIAPTATGWDIIP; this comes from the coding sequence GTGACCCCGCACGTCCTGCTCGTCCGGCTTGCCGCGCCGCTGCAGTCCTGGGGGGTGGCATCGCGGTTCTCGCACCGCGACACGCATGCCCGCCCCACCAAGTCGGCGGTCATCGGCATGTGTGCGGCGGCCCTCGGCCGGGAACGCACCGACCCCGTGGACGACCTGGCCACGCTCGCCTTCGGGGTCCGCGCCGACCACCCAGGGACCCCGGTGCGCGACTACCACACGGTCGGCGCAGGGCGGTTCCCCCTGCGGCCCCGGGACATCATCACCGACCACCGGAGGGCCGCTGCCGTCGCCGCGAGCATGGAGGCGGCCGACGGCGAGGGCTTCGGACACCACGAGCTGGCCGGCTGGTACGGGGCTCCGAAGAAGATCACCGCCGACCCCGTCTCCGGGGCGCTCGTCTCGGCCGAGCTGTCGCGTACGGCCCTGATCACCGAGCGCTGGTACCTGTCGGACGCCGCCTTCGTCGTCGGACTCCAGCATCAGGACCGGGCGCTCCTGGAGGAGGTCGCGCACGCCCTCGAACACCCGAAGCGGCTGCTGTGGCTCGGCCGGAAGTCCTGCCCGCCCTCCGGGACCCTGGCCGCGGAGATCCTGCCCGGCACGCTCGCCGACGCCTTCACGGGCAAGCTCCTGCTTCCGGGGCCGGAGGGGCCCGATACCTCGGGGCGGCGCCCCTGGGCGTGGATCCAGGCCGCGCCGGGCACCCGGGGCGCGCTCCAGGTCAACGACGAGCCGGTCAGCTTCGACCCGGGCCGGCGGGCCCATGTCACCCGCTGGGAGACCCGTACGCGCATCACCATCGCACCGACCGCAACCGGATGGGACATCATCCCGTGA
- the casB gene encoding type I-E CRISPR-associated protein Cse2/CasB translates to MTTRTGADARTSESSAALTAWLAGLVHNNNYASLAELRRPRVQREPHFRALWYSPTEAQREIYGQVAFLFAVYHQGRSKPDFGYGSLGEAARRIGGGAGRGPDDPGAARLVDRIVSSRRIPWRHLQHAVARLRSCDRHPPSWARLVDDLCLWHDRKARISYEWGAAFHMPPARTAPPTAAADPEKGSLA, encoded by the coding sequence ATGACCACCCGCACGGGCGCCGACGCCCGCACCAGCGAGAGCAGCGCCGCGCTCACGGCCTGGCTCGCCGGCCTGGTCCACAACAACAACTACGCGAGCCTCGCCGAACTGAGACGCCCCCGCGTCCAGCGCGAGCCCCACTTCCGGGCCCTCTGGTACAGCCCGACCGAGGCCCAGCGAGAGATCTACGGCCAGGTCGCTTTCCTGTTCGCGGTCTACCACCAGGGGCGGTCGAAGCCCGACTTCGGGTACGGCAGTCTCGGCGAAGCGGCCCGCCGTATCGGCGGCGGAGCCGGACGCGGACCCGACGATCCCGGCGCGGCCCGTCTCGTGGACCGCATCGTGTCCAGCCGCCGTATCCCGTGGCGTCATCTGCAGCACGCCGTCGCACGGCTGCGCTCCTGCGACCGGCATCCGCCGTCCTGGGCGCGGCTCGTGGACGACCTCTGCCTGTGGCACGACCGCAAGGCCCGCATCTCGTACGAGTGGGGCGCCGCCTTCCACATGCCGCCCGCCCGGACCGCCCCGCCGACTGCCGCCGCCGACCCCGAGAAGGGCTCCCTCGCATGA
- a CDS encoding VanZ family protein, translating to MRQGSDGQAVIRFRAAGVSLLLAHLLLVGWLTLRPLDVPWMNAANLSPFAGIRADLSLGPAAAFRRIGGGLLLLAPLGVLLPMAGGRLHVSPWLSLARTVAAGSLISLAIELGQTGVPGQVVDVDSLFLNTAGVALAHVLVVPACRARLRRRGGAARTHVVARRGHEAPQGSTPTISGVGMAP from the coding sequence GTGCGTCAAGGTTCGGACGGCCAGGCCGTCATCCGCTTCCGCGCGGCCGGGGTGTCGCTGCTCCTCGCGCATCTGCTGCTCGTCGGGTGGCTCACTCTGCGTCCGCTGGACGTGCCGTGGATGAACGCCGCCAACCTCTCGCCCTTCGCCGGCATCAGGGCCGATCTGTCGCTCGGTCCCGCCGCCGCGTTCCGCCGGATCGGCGGCGGGCTGCTCCTCCTGGCGCCCCTGGGCGTGCTGCTCCCGATGGCCGGGGGCCGTCTCCACGTGTCCCCGTGGCTCTCGCTGGCCCGTACGGTCGCGGCCGGCTCCCTGATCTCGCTGGCCATCGAGCTGGGGCAGACCGGGGTGCCCGGCCAGGTGGTGGACGTGGACTCGCTGTTCCTGAACACGGCGGGCGTCGCCCTCGCCCATGTCCTGGTGGTGCCCGCGTGCCGGGCGCGCCTGCGGCGGCGCGGCGGAGCGGCGCGGACGCATGTGGTGGCGCGCAGGGGGCACGAGGCCCCTCAGGGTTCGACCCCGACGATTTCCGGGGTCGGGATGGCCCCGTAG
- a CDS encoding alpha/beta hydrolase — protein sequence MVLLLPDGEPHSHRRPSSLSHARLLPLARALAHAGRADGLTAHVVRYRCRGWNEDDAHLAADAEWAVDEAVRRYGDVPLCLAGHGMGARAALRAGGHPAVGAVLAMAPWLPGDPAAAPEPVKHLVGRPVLLVHGTNDTRCAPDLSFRLAERAKKANRDTCRFEVHSDGHALRQHRSEVAALAADFVRGTLFGHAYARPVTDALAAPPPLGLRMPLAVGFGESLGVS from the coding sequence GTGGTCCTGCTGCTCCCGGACGGCGAGCCGCACTCGCACCGCCGCCCCTCCTCCCTCTCCCACGCCCGCCTGCTCCCGCTGGCCCGCGCCCTGGCCCACGCGGGCCGCGCCGACGGCCTCACCGCCCATGTGGTGCGCTACCGCTGCCGCGGCTGGAACGAGGACGACGCCCACCTCGCGGCGGACGCGGAGTGGGCGGTGGACGAGGCCGTACGCCGCTACGGCGACGTCCCCCTCTGCCTGGCCGGCCACGGCATGGGCGCCCGGGCGGCCCTCCGCGCGGGCGGCCACCCGGCGGTCGGCGCGGTCCTGGCCATGGCCCCCTGGCTCCCCGGCGACCCGGCCGCCGCCCCCGAACCGGTCAAACACCTGGTCGGCCGCCCGGTCCTGCTGGTCCACGGCACCAACGACACGCGCTGCGCCCCGGACTTGTCCTTCCGCCTGGCCGAACGCGCCAAGAAGGCCAACCGCGACACCTGCCGCTTCGAGGTCCACTCGGACGGCCACGCCCTGCGCCAGCACCGCTCGGAGGTCGCGGCCCTGGCCGCCGACTTCGTACGCGGCACCCTGTTCGGCCACGCCTACGCCCGCCCGGTGACGGACGCGCTGGCGGCCCCGCCGCCCCTGGGGCTGCGGATGCCGTTGGCGGTGGGGTTCGGGGAGTCGTTGGGGGTCAGCTGA